One window of the Triticum dicoccoides isolate Atlit2015 ecotype Zavitan chromosome 3B, WEW_v2.0, whole genome shotgun sequence genome contains the following:
- the LOC119280190 gene encoding epidermis-specific secreted glycoprotein EP1-like, whose product RVANQWHQGQQRFDYPAARLATTWANTDAGLPHHVTYTDGSVARVALLRLNPAGFGPSYAFGFFCTSHGAAPCADFLLGVAVVYCNSGALITSTTTGVPQVVWSANRASPVGEGAAAELTAEGDLVLRSANGSAVWSAGTKGRSVAGVTIGSDGNLVLLDGRNATVWQSFDPPADALLVGQSLKHGARLTANTSTADLRDGRLYLAVEDDALSAYINATPPQRYYHLGFGETAAGAYATYTNGSLTVSARPGAPALATIQLPTVGTGTVQYMRLEHDGHLRLYEWRSGSGWAPVFDVLRLFPDGGCAYPTVCGAYGVCTDDTQCSCPDAANFRRPNRGCVPTNPPPTSCGSSSPGRRAQHRLVSLPGTGYFNAHATSLHAVERVSEEACKKACLDDCACAAAQFYYGPDAGDGFCYLQSEVLSLQTVRPEEVHYNSTMHIKVQAKSGRI is encoded by the coding sequence CGGGTCGCCAACCAATGGCACCAAGGGCAGCAGCGGTTTGACTACCCCGCGGCGAGGCTCGCCACGACCTGGGCCAACACGGACGCCGGCCTGCCGCACCACGTGACCTACACCGACGGCTCCGTGGCGCGCGTGGCCCTGCTGCGGCTCAACCCGGCCGGCTTCGGCCCCTCCTACGCCTTCGGCTTCTTCTGCACCAGCCACGGCGCGGCCCCGTGCGCCGACTTCCTCCTCGGCGTCGCCGTCGTGTACTGCAACAGCGGCGCGCTCATCACGTCCACCACGACCGGCGTCCCGCAGGTCGTCTGGTCGGCCAACCGCGCCAGCCCCGTGGGCGAGggcgccgccgcggagctcacgGCCGAGGGCGACCTGGTACTCAGGTCCGCCAACGGCTCGGCGGTGTGGTCCGCCGGCACCAAGGGCCGGTCCGTCGCCGGGGTGACCATCGGCAGCGACGGCAACCTCGTGCTGCTCGACGGGCGCAACGCCACCGTGTGGCAGTCGTTCGACCCCCCCGCGGACGCGCTGCTCGTCGGGCAGTCGCTCAAGCACGGCGCGCGGCTCACCGCCAACACGTCAACGGCTGACTTGCGCGACGGCAGGCTCTACCTCGCCGTCGAGGACGACGCCCTGAGCGCATACATCAATGCCACGCCGCCTCAGCGCTACTACCACCTCGGCTTCGGCGAGACCGCGGCCGGCGCCTACGCGACGTACACCAACGGCAGCCTCACTGTGTCCGCCCGGCCCGGAGCGCCAGCCCTGGCCACCATCCAGCTGCCCACCGTCGGCACCGGCACGGTGCAGTACATGAGGCTGGAGCACGACGGCCACCTCCGGCTCTACGAGTGGCGCTCCGGCTCGGGCTGGGCGCCGGTGTTCGACGTGCTGCGCCTCTTCCCGGACGGCGGGTGCGCGTACCCAACTGTCTGCGGCGCGTACGGCGTGTGCACGGACGACACGCAGTGCAGCTGCCCCGACGCGGCCAACTTCCGGAGGCCCAACCGCGGCTGCGTCCCGACGAATCCACCGCCGACGTCATGCGGCTCATCATCGCCGGGGCGGCGCGCGCAGCACCGGCTGGTGTCGCTGCCGGGCACGGGCTACTTCAACGCCCATGCAACGAGCCTGCACGCCGTGGAGAGGGTGAGCGAAGAGGCGTGCAAGAAGGCGTGCCTGGACGACTGCGCGTGCGCGGCGGCGCAGTTCTACTACGGCCCGGACGCCGGCGACGGGTTCTGCTACCTGCAGTCGGAGGTGTTGTCGCTGCAGACGGTACGGCCGGAGGAGGTGCACTACAACTCCACCATGCATATCAAGGTGCAGGCCAAGTCAGGCAGGATCTGA